A single region of the Anomaloglossus baeobatrachus isolate aAnoBae1 chromosome 2, aAnoBae1.hap1, whole genome shotgun sequence genome encodes:
- the SMYD4 gene encoding protein-lysine N-methyltransferase SMYD4, whose product MELPVADWQDYAHRKWLQISSHEKGQFSPESDLKESFDACWSLLQQEEEEILERLCSDLSVGKEPRAVLFFKEEGNKRFGRKQYTAAAVLYSKAISHGAPGTEEIAVCFANRSAVLFHLGHYSFHMNGNIWAEDGRWLRLPINFINSGTIPYNITDAAHKTEKMRGIQVAITSQEIQHIVLQQGLH is encoded by the exons ATGGAGCTCCCTGTTGCAGATTGGCAAGACTATGCACATCGCAAGTGGCTGCAGATATCCTCGCATGAGAAAGGACAGTTTTCTCCAGAATCAGATCTTAAAGAAAGCTTTGATGCTTGTTGGTCGCTCCTCCA GCAGGAAGAAGAGGAGATATTAGAGAGATTGTGcagcgatctgagcgttgggaaagAACCGCGTGCTGTGCTTTTCTTCAAGGAAGAGGGAAATAAAAGGTTTGGAAGAAAACAGTACACAGCTGCAGCAGTGCTGTACTCCAAG GCGATCTCGCATGGCGCCCCTGGCACTGAGGAGATTGCCGTGTGCTTTGCCAATCGCTCAGCCGTTCTCTTTCACCTTGGCCATTACTCT TTCCACATGAATGGTAATATCTGGGCAGAGGATGGGAGATGGCTGCGCCTGCCCATCAACTTCATCAATAGTGGCACCATTCCTTATAACATTACTGACGCAGCGCACAAAACTGAGAAGATGCGGGGAATTCAAGTGGCGATCACTTCTCAAGAAATTCAGCACATTGTACTCCAGCAAGGCCTTCATTAA